From a region of the Alnus glutinosa chromosome 1, dhAlnGlut1.1, whole genome shotgun sequence genome:
- the LOC133857515 gene encoding glutamate synthase [NADH], amyloplastic isoform X2 produces MTSEAFEIHSRFSTNTFPSWDRAQPMRILGHNGEINTLRGNVNWMKAREGLLKCNELGLSKNELKKLLPIVDASSSDSGAFDGVLELLVRAGRSLPEAIMMMIPEAWQNDKNIDPHLKALYEYFSALMEPWDGPALISFTDGRYLGATLDRNGLRPGRFYITHSGRVIMASEVGVVDIPPEDVYRKGRLNPGMMLLVDFENHVVVDDEALKQQYSLARPYGEWLKRQKIELKDIVDSVHESERVPPPLAGVIPASSDDDNMENMGIHGLLAPLKAFGYTVEALEMLLLPMANDGVEALGSMGNDTPLAVMSNREKLTFEYFKQMFAQVTNPPIDPIREKIVTSMECMIGPEGDLTETTEEQCHRLSLKGPLLSIEETEAIKKMNYRGWRSKVLDITYSKDRGRKGLEETLDRLCAEAHDAIKEGCSLLVLSDRAFSPKRVAVSSLLAVGAVHQYLVKKLERTQVGLIVETAEPREVHHFCTLVGFGADAICPYLSIEAIWRLQVDGKIPPKSSGEFRSKEELVKKYFKASSYGMMKVLAKMGISTLASYKGAQIFEALGLSSEVIERCFAGTPSRVEGATFEMLARDAFHLHELAFPSRAFPPKSAEAVALPNPGDYHWRKGGEIHLNDPLAISKLQEAARTNSVAAYKEYSKLIHQLNKACNLRGLLKFKEAEVKVPLDEVEPASEIVKRFCTGAMSYGSISLEAHTTLAIAMNKIGGKSNTGEGGEQPSRMEPLPDGSMNPKRSAIKQVASGRFGVSSYYLTNADELQIKMAQGAKPGEGGELPGHKVVGEIAVTRNSTAGVGLISPPPHHDIYSIEDLAQLIHDLKNSNPAARISVKLVSEAGVGVVASGVVKGHADHVLISGHDGGTGASRWTGIKNAGLPWELGLAETHQTLVANDLRGRTVLQTDGQLKTGRDVAIAALLGAEEFGFSTAPLITLGCIMMRKCHKNTCPVGIATQDPVLREKFAGEPEHVINFFFMVAEEMREIMSQLGFRTVNEMIGRSDVLEVDKEVTRNNEKLENIDLSLLLRPAAELRPEAAQYCVQKQDHGLDTALDQKLIPLSKAALEKGLPVYIETPICNENRAVGTMLSHEVTKRYQMAGLPLDTIHIKFNGSAGQSLGAFLCPGITLELEGDSNDYVGKGLSGGKIVVYPPRKSKFDPKENIVIGNVALYGATSGEAYFNGMAAERFCVRNSGAKAVVEGVGDHGCEYMTGGTVLVLGKTGRNFAAGMSGGIAYVLDVDAKFQSRCNPELVDLDKVEEEEDIMTLRIMVQQHQRHTNSQLAKEVLANFENLLPKFIKVIPREYKRALANLKVEGASKEVAEHAAKEQDEAELIEKDAFEQLKKLAAASLNEKSNQKVEEAKSLKRPTQVTDAVKHRGFVSYEREGVQYRDPNVRMNDWEEVMEESKPGPLLKTQSARCMDCGTPFCHQENSGCPLGNKIPEFNELVYQNRWREALDRLHETNNFPEFTGRVCPAPCEGSCVLGIIENPVSIKSIECAIIDKAFEEGWMVPRPPLKRTGKRVAIVGSGPAGLAAADQLNRVGHIVTVYERADRIGGLMMYGVPNMKTDKVDVVQRRVNLMAQEGVNFVVNASVGTDPVYSLDRLREENDAVVLAVGATKPRDLPVPGRELSGVHFAMEFLHANTKSLLDSNLQDGNYISAKGKKVVVIGGGDTGTDCIGTSIRHGCSSIVNLELLPQPPQTRAPGNPWPQWPRVFRIDYGHQEASAKFGKDPRSYEVLTKRFVGDEKGALKGLEVVRVRWEKDASGKFQFKEVEGSEEIIEADLVLLAMGFLGPESTVAEKLGVERDNRSNFKAEYGRFSTSVDGVFAAGDCRRGQSLVVWAISEGRQAAAQVDKYLITEEKDLAVSPGIKENLIKRHHDLTKRHQDSSKHTVMK; encoded by the exons ATGACTTCTGAGGCATTTGAG ATACACTCGAGATTCTCAACGAATACGTTTCCCAGCTGGGATCGTGCTCAACCTATGCGTATCTTGGGCCACAATGGAGAAATCAATACACTTAGAGGCAATGTAAACTG GATGAAGGCACGTGAGGGTCTATTAAAGTGTAACGAGCTTGGTCTCTCAAAGAATGAGTTAAAGAAGCTTCTACCAATTGTGGATGCCAGTTCATCTGATTCAG GAGCTTTCGATGGTGTCCTTGAGCTTCTGGTTCGAGCTGGTAGAAGTCTCCCTGAAGCTATTATGATGATGATTCCTGAAGCATGGCAAAATGACAAGAATATAGATCCTCATCTAAAGGCGCTATATGAATACTTCTCTGCTCTAATGGAGCCATGGGATGGGCCAGCTCTTATATCAT TTACTGATGGCCGCTATCTGGGAGCAACATTGGATCGCAATGGGCTGCGGCCTGGTCGTTTCTACATCACCCACAGTGGACGAGTTATAATGGCCAGTGAAGTTGGTGTAGTAGACATTCCACCTGAAGATGTGTATAGGAAAGGAAGACTAAACCCTGGCATGATGCTTTTGGTTGATTTTGAAAATCATGTTGTGGTAGATGATGAAGCCCTTAAGCAGCAATACTCATTGGCAAGGCCTTATGGCGAGTGGCTTAAAAGGCAAAAAATTGAACTCAAGGACATAGTTGACTCTGTTCATGAATCTGAAAGGGTCCCTCCTCCTCTTGCGGGAGTGATTCCA GCATCTAGTGATGATGACAACATGGAAAACATGGGCATTCATGGTTTATTGGCTCCATTGAAAGCTTTTGG TTACACTGTTGAAGCCTTGGAAATGTTGTTGCTTCCTATGGCAAATGACGGTGTGGAAGCCCTTGGTTCTATGGGAAACGACACTCCGTTGGCTGTAATGTCTAACAGAGAAAAGCTCACTTTTGAGTACTTCAAGCAAATGTTTGCCCAAGTAACAAACCCTCCAATTGATCCTATTCGGGAGAAGATAGTCACCTCCATGGAATGTATGATTGGTCCGGAGGGTGACCTGACAGAAACCACTGAAGAACAATGTCATCGTCTTTCACTGAAAGGTCCTCTTCTATCTATCGAAGAAACAGAAGCAATAAAAAAGATGAATTATAGAGGTTGGCGAAGCAAAGTTCTAGACATAACTTATTCTAAAGACCGAGGTAGGAAGGGATTGGAGGAGACCTTGGATAGGCTTTGTGCTGAAGCACATGATGCAATTAAGGAGGGTTGCAGCTTACTTGTGCTTTCTGATAGAG CTTTCTCACCTAAGCGTGTTGCGGTAAGCTCCCTCTTGGCTGTCGGGGCTGTCCATCAATATCTCGTTAAAAAGCTTGAGCGCACCCAAGTTGGGTTGATAGTTGAAACTGCTGAACCACGTGAAGTGCACCATTTCTGTACTCTTGTTGGATTTGGTGCAGATGCTATATGCCCATACTTGTCTATAGAGGCCATTTGGAGATTGCAAGTTGATGGAAAGATCCCACCAAAATCGAGTGGCGAGTTCCGCTCAAAGGAAGAGCTGGTCAAGAAGTACTTCAAAGCAAGCAGCTATGGAATGATGAAGGTTCTTGCCAAGATGGGGATATCGACTTTGGCTTCTTATAAGGGTGCTCAGATTTTTGAAGCTCTGGGTCTTTCGTCAGAAGTGATAGAGAGGTGCTTTGCAGGAACTCCAAGTAGAGTTGAGGGTGCAACATTTGAGATGCTTGCTCGTGATGCATTTCATCTGCATGAGTTGGCATTTCCCTCTCGGGCTTTTCCTCCCAAAAGTGCAGAAGCTGTAGCACTGCCAAACCCAGGTGATTATCATTGGAGGAAAGGTGGTGAGATTCACCTGAATGATCCCCTTGCTATATCCAAGCTGCAGGAGGCCGCCCGAACTAACAGTGTTGCTGCCTACAAAGAATACTCCAAACTTATTCATCAATTGAATAAAGCCTGCAATTTACGGGGCCTTTTGAAATTTAAAGAGGCAGAGGTGAAAGTTCCTTTGGATGAAGTTGAACCTGCCAGTGAGATTGTGAAACGGTTCTGTACTGGGGCCATGAGTTATGGATCGATATCTCTGGAGGCGCACACAACATTGGCTATTGCTATGAATAAAATTGGAGGAAAATCAAATACAG GAGAGGGAGGTGAGCAACCATCTCGTATGGAGCCTCTTCCAGATGGTTCAATGAACCCAAAAAGAAGTGCAATTAAGCAGGTTGCAAGTGGGAGATTTGGAGTTTCAAGTTATTACCTTACCAACGCTGATGAATTACAGATAAAAATGGCTCAG GGGGCCAAGCCTGGTGAAGGAGGAGAACTTCCTGGCCACAAAGTTGTAGGAGAAATTGCGGTTACCAGGAATTCTACTGCTGGGGTGGGACTTATTAGTCCACCTCCCCATCATGATATATATTCAATCGAAGACCTCGCCCAGTTAATTCATGATCTTAAG AACTCCAACCCTGCGGCTCGAATAAGTGTGAAGTTGGTATCTGAAGCTGGTGTGGGAGTAGTTGCTAGTGGAGTAGTCAAGGGGCATGCTGACCATGTCTTGATCTCTGGTCATGATGGAGGTACAGGGGCATCTAGATGGACTGGAATTAAGAATGCTGGGCTGCCATGGGAGCTTGGTTTAGCAGAGACTCACCAGACATTGGTTGCTAATGACCTCCGTGGCCGAACGGTTCTCCAGACAGATGGTCAACTGAAAACTGGAAGAGATGTGGCCATAGCTGCCCTTCTTGGTGCGGAAGAGTTTGGCTTCAGCACAGCACCTCTCATAACTCTTGGTTGCATCATGATGCGAAAGTGCCACAAAAATACCTGCCCTGTTGGCATTGCTACTCAAGATCCGGTACTTCGAGAGAAGTTTGCTGGGGAACCGGAAcatgttataaattttttcttcatgGTAGCAGAAGAAATGAGGGAAATTATGTCACAGCTTGGATTTCGAACTGTAAATGAGATGATTGGCCGTTCGGATGTGCTTGAAGTGGATAAAGAAGTGACTAGAAACAACGAGAAGCTGGAGAATATTGATCTCTCCCTATTACTTAGACCTGCCGCCGAACTTCGGCCTGAAGCTGCACAGTACTGTGTCCAGAAACAGGATCATGGCTTGGACACTGCATTGGACCAAAAACTTATTCCACTTTCCAAAGCTGCATTAGAAAAGGGTCTTCCTGTATACATTGAAACACCAATCTGCAATGAGAACCGTGCTGTTGGAACTATGCTTAGCCATGAAGTGACTAAGCGCTATCAAATGGCTGGGCTTCCTTTGGACACCATCCATATCAAATTCAATGGAAGTGCAGGTCAGAGCCTTGGAGCGTTCCTCTGCCCCGGAATCACGCTTGAGCTTGAAGGTGACAGCAACGACTATGTTGGTAAAGGGTTATCGGGTGGCAAGATTGTAGTTTATCCTCCAAGGAAAAGCAAATTTGATCCTAAAGAAAACATTGTAATAGGTAACGTGGCTCTCTATGGGGCAACAAGTGGCGAGGCGTACTTTAATGGGATGGCAGCAGAAAGATTCTGCGTACGGAATTCAGGGGCTAAGGCAGTTGTGGAAGGTGTTGGTGATCATGGATGCGAGTACATGACTGGTGGGACTGTCCTCGTGCTTGGAAAAACTGGCAGGAATTTTGCTGCCGGTATGAGTGGTGGTATTGCTTATGTTCTTGACGTGGATGCAAAATTCCAATCTCGATGCAATCCTGAGCTTGTAGATCTTGAtaaagttgaagaagaagaggatatCATGACTCTTAGAATCATGGTTCAGCAACATCAGCGTCACACAAACAGCCAGCTAGCCAAAGAAGTACTTGCTAACTTTGAGAATCTTCTGCCTAAATTCATTAAAGTTATCCCTAGGGAGTATAAACGGGCCCTCGCAAACTTGAAAGTAGAGGGAGCCTCCAAGGAGGTTGCGGAACATGCTGCTAAGGAACAAGATGAGGCAGAACTAATCGAAAAAGATGCTTTTGAACAGCTTAAGAAGTTAGCAGCTGCATCTTTGAATGAGAAATCCAATCAG AAGGTAGAAGAGGCTAAATCATTGAAGAGGCCTACTCAGGTTACTGATGCTGTTAAACATCGAGGTTTCGTTTCTTATGAGCGTGAAGGTGTGCAATACAGGGATCCTAATGTTCGGATGAATGACTGGGAGGAAGTTATGGAGGAATCAAAACCTGGCCCACTTTTAAAGACTCAGTCCGCACGTTGCATGGACTGTGGTACTCCTTTCTGCCATCAG GAGAATTCTGGATGTCCTCTTGGAAACAAAATACCTGAATTTAATGAGTTAGTGTACCAAAATAGGTGGCGTGAGGCATTAGACCGGCTCCATGAGACAAATAACTTCCCGGAGTTCACTGGCAGAGTGTGTCCTGCACCTTGTGAAGGTTCTTGTGTCCTGGGCATTATTGAGAATCCTGTATCTATCAAGAGCATTGAGTGTGCCATTATAGACAAGGCGTTTGAGGAGGGATGGATGGTACCACGACCTCCCCTCAAGAGAACGGG TAAAAGAGTAGCGATTGTTGGAAGTGGACCAGCTGGATTGGCTGCTGCTGATCAGCTAAACAGAGTAGGTCACATAGTGACCGTGTATGAGCGTGCTGACAGAATTGGAGGGCTTATGATGTATGGTGTTCCAAACATGAAGACTGACAAAGTGGATGTAGTTCAACGGAGGGTGAACCTTATGGCCCAAGAAGGTGTCAATTTTGTTGTTAATGCTAGTGTTGGAACTGATCCCGTGTACTCTCTTGATCGGCTCCGAGAGGAGAATGATGCTGTTGTTTTGGCTGTAGGAGCCACAAAACCAAG GGACCTTCCTGTACCCGGACGGGAGCTATCAGGAGTCCATTTTGCTATGGAGTTTCTTCATGCAAACACTAAAAGCTTGCTTGATAGCAATCTCCAGGATGGTAACTACATTTCTGCCAAGGGCAAGAAAGTTGTGGTCATTGGTGGAGGTGACACTGGCACTGACTGCATAGGGACATCTATTCGGCATGGCTGTAGTAGCATTGTAAATTTGGAGCTTCTGCCCCAACCACCGCAAACTAGGGCCCCAGGCAACCCGTGGCCACAG TGGCCTCGTGTATTCCGCATAGACTACGGCCATCAGGAAGCTTCTGCCAAGTTTGGAAAAGACCCAAGATCTTATGAGGTATTGACTAAGCGGTTTGTGGGAGATGAGAAGGGGGCATTGAAAGGACTTGAAGTTGTACGGGTCCGCTGGGAGAAGGATGCTAGTGGAAAGTTTCAGTTTAAGGAAGTTGAGGGCTCTGAGGAGATCATTGAGGCTGACCTTGTCCTACTAGCCATGGGTTTCCTTGGCCCGGAGTCG ACAGTAGCAGAGAAGTTGGGAGTGGAGCGAGACAATCGATCAAACTTCAAGGCGGAGTATGGTCGTTTCTCAACCAGTGTGGATGGGGTCTTTGCAGCTGGGGATTGCCGGCGTGGCCAATCACTGGTGGTATGGGCAATCTCTGAAGGCCGGCAAGCTGCTGCACAGGTTGACAAATATCTTATAACAGAAGAAAAAGACCTTGCTGTTAGCCCTGGGATCAAGGAAAACCTTATCAAGAGGCATCATGACCTTACCAAGAGGCACCAGGACAGCAGCAAACACACAGTAATGAAATAG